GCAGTTACCTCATCAATTAGAAGTGACATGCCTGCAACATACGTTTCCCTGTCATACCCTTCTACAGGGCTGTTCAGGATGGACTCTGCTGTTGCTTTCAGTTCCCGCATATCTTTCCTGAAGGATGTAACGTCCTCCTCCTTAAGTGCTGCGCGGTAGCTTTTATTCATCATCTTCATGGCA
This genomic window from Oceanidesulfovibrio indonesiensis contains:
- a CDS encoding cytochrome b562 translates to AMKMMNKSYRAALKEEDVTSFRKDMRELKATAESILNSPVEGYDRETYVAGMSLLIDEVTAVESTAEKEGLDAGKIAAQKLGSLMRKYHNNLGVD